The Phormidium sp. PBR-2020 DNA segment TATCCATGTCTAACGCGGCAGAAGAACCCCGGTTTCTTGCCCCGGTTGCCTAAAATTGCTTAGACTATTGGCTAGAATTAGGCAATCAAAAACATAACCCTAAATGACTACCAAAATAAGCGATCGCCAAATCTACAATCGCCTAGGGATTACGCCTCAACAACTGGCTGAGTTTTGCCAACGTTGGCAGATCGTCGAATTTGCCCTATTTGGTTCTATTCTCCGAGATGACTTTAGCCCCAATAGTGACGTAGATATTTTAGTTACGTTTCAGCCTAATCACTCTCGGGGTTTAGAGTTTATTTCAATGCGAGAACAACTCTCTACTCTGTTTAATCGTCCTGTAGATTTAATGACCAAGCAAAGTATTCTCAATAGTCATAACGTTCTCCGTCGCCAGAATATTCTCAACTCAGCCGAGGTCATCTATGGTAAAGAATAAACAGGCATTACTAGATATTATAAGGGCTATCCAGCAGATTCTTAGCTATGTTGAAAACATCAAAAAAGAAGAATTTCAACAAGATGATGAAAAACAGGCAGCTATTTTATATAAGATTATCATTGTTGGAGAAGCCACCAAACGATTATCCAATGAATTTCGTCAAAACTATCCAGTGATTCCTTGGCGGGAAATGGCGGGTTTACGAGATGTGGTCATCCATGATTATGACGAGCTAGATATTGACATTCTTTGGAATGTGATTCAGGTCAATTTGCCTGATACACTACCTCAACTACAATTAATTTTCCACTCGTTGAACGCCTAATTCAGAAACCCGGTTTCTCACCTCCCCGGCTCGTATTGGCGGCTCCCCCCCCCTCTGCTCCCCAGCCTCCTCACAGCCCCTCCAACCGCAGAAAATGCACCCACCCCGAAGCATCCCCCGCTACCACTGTCACCCCATCCGGGGCAACCGCACAGGAAAGCATCACCGCTTCCCCGGTAAACGTGGCCAACACCTCCCCCGTAGCCAAATCCCAGAGTTTCAGGGTTTTATCCCAGGATGCCGAAACCGCTTGTTTCCCATCCGGGGTAATGGCCACCGCTGTTACCCGGTCACTATGCGCAGAGAGGGTAGCCCGTCGCGACCCCGTAGCCAAATCCCACAGTTTCAGGGTTTGATCGTATGATGCCGAAACCGCTTGTTTCCCCTCCGGGGTGATGGCGACTGCCGAGACTGTGTAACTATGCCCAGTGAGGGTAGCCCGTTGCGATCCCGTAGCCAAATCCCACAGTTTCAGGGTTTGATCATTAGATGCGGAAACCGCTTGTTTCCCGTCCGGGGTGATAGCCACTGCTTGTACCCATTCACTATGCCCATTGGGGATAGACCGTTCCAACCCGGTAGCCAAATCCCACAGTTTCAAGGTTTTCCCCGATGCGGAAACCGCTTCTTTCCCGTTCGGGGTGATGGCTACTGCTCTTACCTCGCCAGTATGCCCTGTTAGGGTAGCCCGTTTCGACCCGGTAGCCAAATCCCACAGTTTCAAGGTTTCCCCCGATGCCGAAACGGCTTGTTTCCCGTCCGGGGTGATGGCTACTGCATTTACCCGGAGATGCACGGTGAGGGTGCGTTCCGACCCGGTGGCCAAATCCCATAGTTTCAGGGTGTTATCATCAGATGCTGAAACCGCTTGTTTCCCGTCTGGGGTCATGGCCACTACTGTTACCTCGCCAGTATGGCCTATTAGGGTGGCCCGTTCCGACCCCGTAGCCAAGTCCCACAGCTTCAGAGTTTTATCCCTCGATGCCGAAACCGCTTGTTTTCCGTCCGGGGTGATGGCCACTGCGATTACCTCACCAGTATGCCCTGTGAGGGTAGCCCGTTCCGACCCGGTGGCCAAATCCCATAGTTTCAGGGTGTTATCATCAGATGCCGAAACGGCTTGTTTCCCGTCCGGGGTGATGGCCACTGCATTTACATAATTGCTAGTATGGCCCCTGAAGGTGGTCCGTTCTGACCCGGTGGCCAAGTCCCACACTTTCAGGGTTTTATCCCAGGATGCCGAAACCGCTTGTTTCCCGTCCGGGGTCATAGCTACTGCTAGAACCCAGTTACTATGCCCAGAGAGGGTGCGAATCAGTGGCCCGCCAGGAGGGGGGAAGTTGGCAGTGAGGGGACGAAACCAGGGCTTTTCCTGCGATTGTTTCGCTTCGGTTAGCAGTTGGACAATGCTTGGAACTTCCCCCGCTGCCAGATGAGAACAGTTGGCTTTTTTCCCTTGACGAGCGGCATATTTGGGCAAGTATTGCCCCAGAACAGGGATTTTTTCCCAGAAATACTGATACTCAGGTAGGGGGAGAGGTGCAGGTGGAACAAACGACAATAACCGTCCCCACAATACATCTCTCCTAATAATTTGACGAATCACATCTTCACCCAGGACTAACCCAGCCAAAACTCCCGTGGCTGCTGCCAGGTTGCTGCGGGTTCGCCTGTCTTCTATTTTATCAAGTTCCTCAGCCACTTGGTTCAGAACTTGGGGGCGGTTGTCTGTGCGACTCAACACCGCAAAGGGTAATAAGCCAGGACATTGCAGAAAAAGGTCATTCGGTTGTTCCCAAAGCCGAATGACCCGAAATTGGCAACGATTTAAGTTGTCTTACAAAAATTTTGCATGTCTAACCTGTACCACGCTGGCTCGCAATTTTCCTTTGTCTTTAGCAGTTGCAGCTTCAGTCTTTCCTCATCAACCTTTGATTACACTCACGTTGGTTATTAGTCCTTTAATTGAGTTACCGACATTAGTTTTAGTCTCTCAACTTCTCTTGAAGATTTAGAAACAGGAATGATGGACAGTTTGATTCCCAAGAATCTCCTCGTCGGAATCTGTCGAAATGCAATTTAGGCTAGACCGGGAGTTTTTTAAAGAAACTTCGTGTCTAGGTAATTTTCAAGGCAATTCAACCATGTCTAGGTTGCAACCACAAGTTAAAGTGCTTAAGTATTAAAAATATTTATATTTAAAAAAAATAGAATGAGTAGAAATTATATATTGAATTCGGCGTTTGTCAGTTAATCATGAAATTTGCATAGAACATCACTCCTTCATCTAACGAAAACGGGCGTTGTTCCTAGTTCTGATGAGTTTGAAATATCTGTAGAGCCTGGTGAGAAGCTGAAAATTTCACGACTCTGAGGTAAATGCTCTCTAGTTAATTCGGTCAAGATACTTTAAAAGTAAAATCTCATCGGACTGCACTGGACAATTTCTAGAAATTTGCTATCTTGGATGAAATAGAATCCTTACAGATGGCTGTATGAATTGCACAAAGCAGGATTGAAATACATATATCCTCAAATCCAGTCCCTGTGGATGGAATATCTGTGATTTATCCTTTTTCGCCATCAATGGATATCTGCGGCTAGTCATTTAAGATATCATGGTGCAGAGGATCAAGAGAGTGTCAAGCTTGCCATTCTGCTCTCTGGGATAACAGAGCTAGGCTCGTTGATGTATTCTTGAGGACTTCTATAAGATTTTGATTAAAAACTCCTGGCGTGAATCCCCTTATTCCTGCTTTAACCTAAACTTAAAACAAGAAAATTTCATGAAAGCACTATTACTATACCCTCAATTCCCTCAGTCTTTCTGGTCTTACGATCGCTTTATGGAATTGGCCGGACTCAAGGCAACCATTCCGCCCCTGGGAATTATTACCGTTGCGGCTCTATTGCCCTCCCATTGGGACATTCGCTTCCGCGATCGCAACGTCGCCACTGAAACCGATGAGGATTGGCAATGGTGCGATATTGTCATTCTCTCCGCCATGCTGGTGCAAAAGACTGACTTTCAAGCCCTGATTCGTAAAGGGGTTCGCTTGGGCAAACTCGTCGCCGTCGGCGGCCCCTATCCCACCTCAGTTCCCGACGATGCTTTAAACGCCGGGGCACAGTTCCTGGTTCTCGATGAAGGGGAAATGACCATACCGCCATTTGTCGAAGCCGTTGAGCAGGGAGACACCCAGGGAGTCTTCCGTTCCTTGGAGAAACCCGATGTCACCCAAACGCCTCAACCCCGTTTTGATCTCCTGCAACGGGATGCCTATCTAATGATGGCCATGCAATTCTCCCGAGGCTGTCCCTTCAACTGCGAATTTTGTGACATTATTTCCCTCTATGGTCGTAAACCGCGCACTAAAGACCCAGAGCAAGCATTGGCTGAACTCCAAACCCTCTATGACTTAGGGTGGCGAGGCTCTCTATTTATTGTCGATGACAACTTCATTGGCAATCAGCGTAACGTGAAGTGCTTTCTACGGGCATTGATTCCCTGGATGAAAGAGCATCACTACCCCTTCACCTTTATCACCGAGGCCTCTGTGAATTTGGCTGAGGATGATGAATTGCTTGAACTTATGACCGAGGCTGGCTTTTATGCCGTCTTCCTGGGCATCGAAACCCCAGATCAAGATAGCTTACAAATCACCCGTAAAGTTCAAAATACCCGTGCGCCCCTCGTTGATGCGTGTCATCGGATTAACGATGCTGGCTTACTCATCTATGCGGGATTTATTCTTGGGTTTGATGGGGAACGCTCCGGGGCCGGCGATCGCATTCAAACCTTTGTCGAGCAAACCAACATTCCCCAACCCATGTTGGGCCTCCTCCAAGCCCTACCCAACACAGCCCTCTGGACTCGACTCAAACAGGAGAAACGCCTATTAGCCGAGAGCGGCCATCTCACCGGTGACCAGAATAGCTTAATGAATTTTGTCCCCACCCGCCCCATCTCGGAATTGGCCAAGGATTATGTTGAAGGGTTTTGGCAGCTCTACGAACCGCAACGGTATTTGCGGCGCTGTTTACAGCAATGTCTGCAAATTCGCAGCGGCAAAACTCGCCGACAAACCATGCAGTTTCCCTTAAATAAGGGGTTGCCCTTGATGATGCAACTGCTCTGGCATCAGGGCATTCGGCGTCCCGAAATTCGCGGGCAGTTCTGGCGTCAACTCTGGACAATTTTGCGTCAAAAACCTCAGATGCTAAACCTGTATCTGGGTTTATGCGCGGCGGGAGAACATTTCTGGGAATACCGAGCTTTGGCACGGGAGCGAATTCAGCAACAGATTGGCTACGATCCCCTGGAAGTCCCTGCCACAGCAACACCAACCCCAGAATCGATGCTCGTCCATTAGGCCCTATCCTGTCGAGGGCGGTGCGATCGCCGCCTAAGCAATGAAAACATGACCGATCGCCCTACCACAAGCAAAAATTGAGCAATTTTGCCAACAACATCAGATTTATAAGTTGGCATTATTTGGCTCATTGACTACTCCCCGCGAATCACGCGACGGGGATTCCCCGGAGGGAGTTTCAGCACTTCTGATAGGATCGACATGCGGTAGATCCCATAACCTCAGACGCTTAGGCGAAGTCAAAACGCCTCTTGCCGGGGTGCCTTGCATCCCGGTTACGTTTGCTTTTCTGCCGATATTCCAAGAGCCATTTGCATCAGCATTGACTTCGGTTCCATCGGCTGAACGGTATAGACCACGCTTGACGCGCTTACCAGATGGATTCCATCCCTCGGGTTTCTCACCGAAAACGGGAATCTCATCCAGGTCTAGCGCAGAAGCCTTTGACGTATAGCTTTCCTCCTGTTCGATAAAGATAATGCCGTACTGCTCTGCAAGCTGTTGAATGCGCTTTTTGAGCCTTGCAGTAGGCACGGAGACAAACTTTTGATTGGTTTGACGGCCCAGATCAGACCGCTGCTTTTGTCCTTTATTCCAACCAAAGACAATGGTGCCAATCCCATGTTCGAGGCAGTGGTCAATCACGATTCGAGCGGCTTTGTTAACAGCATCCCTCATCTGTCGATTTCGCTTGCCCGTAATGCGGTCTAGCAGGTTGCACCAGAAACCCTGGGGCTTATCTTCCTTGATGCTGGCTACCCGTTTGTTGTACCACTGGTTCAACGATTTCAGATGTTTACCATCAACGATAAAGCTGGTGCCCTCAGTTGTGGTACAAGTCAGCCAGTTGTCTAAGCCTGGATCAATCGACAGAGCCTTATTCGGGTCTAAATCAACCCGATCGACGGGACTCCCTTCACAGATCCAGACTGCATCGAAGTAGCCAGCCCTGGGAACGATTTGCAGTTCTCTAACCTTCCCCCAGTCAAGATTGCTCGGGAATGGCAGAAAGATTTCTGGCAGGTTGAACCAGACCTTGCCGGCTGTACCCATAGGAACCCTAACCATGCCTTCTACCAGTTTCAGCCAGCGTTTTGGATAGCTGATCTGAAAAAGCCCTCCAGAGGTTCGATAGTTGGGAGGTTTTGGTTTTTCCGCCAATTCACCTTTACGCCATAGCTTTAGCAGTTCCTTAAAACTCTTAAAAGCCTCTCCCACAGAGATGCAAGTTTGCTGAGCTGCACTGGTATAAAGCGCTTTCAGGTGAGGATTGCGCTTCATCTCAGTGGACAGCCAGCGCCCGTTGGAGAATTTGTCCGCCTTAAAGTAAAGCTGTCGAGCTAAGTACAGAGTGCAGTTGTAGAGCTTATTGGACTCTCTGCACAGATACTCCAATGCCGCTGACAACTCTCTGTCTTCAGGTAGCCGATTGACTTGTGCTGCAAAGGTTTTAGCCATAAAACAATTATACTGGAGTTGTAGATAAATGGGTAGCCTTCAACAATGCGAGATGAGTCTATTAATTACCGTCACGGCAATCACTCGGTAGGGCTAGCCCATGTTCACCTAGTCTGGATACCGAAGCGGCGGAAGAAGGTTTTAGTTGGCGATGTCAAGCTCAGACTTGCCGCAATACTCAATGAAGTCGCCCTAGAGAATGGGTGGCTAGTCAAGGCTCTAGAAATAGCCCCCGACCACGTTCACATTCTGGTAGAGCATGGCTCCCAGGTTGCCATTCATCAAATAGCCAGGGCAATGAAAGGTCCTTCTTCCAGGTTGCTCAGACAGGAGTTTCCGCACCTCTGCAAGCTACCCTCCCTCTGGACTCGCTCGTATTTCTTCGACACTACTGGGAAGGTCAGCACCGCAAAGATCGTGGCTTACATCAACGACCCCCACCATTCCTGAAGGCGGCTGAAGCCGCCGTGTCGCTTTTCCGTCCCGCTCTAAAGAGACGGGGCTACCAAGCTACCGTGCTATTTTTCGTGTTACGGGATGACTTTACAGAAGACAGCGATGTGGATGTGTTGGTGGAGTTTCTGCCGGGAAAAACGCCGGAGTTGGCGATCGTAACCCTAGCCGATGAACTTAGTAATATCTTAGGGCGGGTCGTGGACTTACGAACCTCTGGAGATTTGAGCCGCTATTTTCGGGATCGAGTACTCCAGGAGTCTGTGCCGATTTATGAACGCTGAAGAACTCGACCAAAACTCACTAAACCACCCCAATAACCCCTTATCGTTAGTTCTTGAGAATTTCAGAGTATAGCGTCTCCAATGTAACCCATAAACGCCCCCCAGAATGAGAATCTGGAGAGCGTTTTAGACCACTTTGCTGACCTACGACACCGAAGCCGTCGAGCCTAAATGCTCGTCAATTCCCTGACGATATTCGCTCTTCTGTTTCACCCCCTTATACTCCGCCACCTTCGCCTTATCCTTAAACAACTGAATCGTCGGGGTTCCAATCACCCCAGCCGCCTCAGCAATCTCGGGGTCTTCCTCGATGTCAATCTCCACATAGTGAACCTGGCCCTCATACTCATCAATCACCTGGTCAAAAATCCCCTTGAGGATATGACAAGGCCCACAGGTGGGAGCGACATATTTCACAATCAGCAGGCGATCGCTCTCATGGTACAACTTCCGCAGGGCATAACTCCCCCGGTGACGGGTATTGTTGATGTCATAGACCTCCGCCGGGTCTACCGCCTCTTCAGGTTCCGTCTCCGTCACCTCAGCGGCCTGTTCTTCCTGATGGAACTCCGTCGTCAGTCCTTTCTCCGAGAGCCAACGTTCCGCTAACATCGCTCCCATACAGCCACTTCCCGCTGCGGTGACCGCTTGGCGGAACTCGTGGTCTTGGACATCTCCCACGGCGTACACCCCCTCAACGGAGGTTTCAACAGAACCATGGTGGGTTTTCACATAGCCGACGTCATCCAAGTCAATCTGTCCTTGGAAAATCTGGGTGTTGGGAGTATGACCAATGGCGTAAAATAAGCCCTCAACCGCCAAAGTTCCCGTTTCTTGGGTTTGGCTGTTGATAATGTTGACTCCCTGCAACTTGCCATTTTCCCCATAGACATCCCTGGCCTGGGTGTTCCAATGGACTGTAATCTTGGGATGGTTCAGGACGCGGTCTTGCATGGTTTTACTAGCCCGCATCTCATCGCGACGTACCAGCAGATGGACGTGAGAGCCATATTTGGTCAGAAACACCGCTTCTTCGGCCGCCGTGTCGCCACCCCCAATCACCGCCAGTTCCACATTCTTGAACTGAGGGGCCGCCCCGTCGCAAATGGCACAGGCGGACATCCCACTGTTCCAGAAGTCCTCTTCATGGGGGAGATTCAGCCGCTTAGCCGTGGCCCCCGTGGCGATGACGATGCTGTGGGTTTTCAACTCTCGCTCGTCGGAGCGAACCGTGAAGGGCCGCTGACTTAAATCCACCGAGGTGACATCTTCGGTATAAAGTTCAGCCCCCCAACGGACGGCCTGGGCCTTCATGCGATCCATTAATTCCGGACCAGTGATACCATCGGGGAATCCTGGGTAGTTCTCGACTTCTGTGGTGGTCATCAACTGTCCACCGGGAATCCCACCCATTTGATAGCCTTCAAATACCACCGGCTTCAGGTTGGCTCGGGCGGCGTAAATGGCGGCAGTATAGCCCGCTGGCCCCGAGCCGATAATCACTAGGTTTTCAATGGCTGTTTCGCTCATGGGATTTATGTAAATTCATAATGACTATGATTATTAAATGATAGTATAGGCTGGACTAACGAACCCATACTATTCTCTGGGAGAATCCTCTCATTCTCTTTAGGCTAACGAACATTTACGTAATTCTTAACCCTTTTTTCCATGACTGCTTCCCACACCGCTCCCCACCTGCTTCTCCATGAAATGGCCTTGTCCTTGGATATTGACAAGCTGGCCAATATTTTCGCCAATGTGGAGAATTTGCTGATTATCCAAGACCTCGATGGCGTGTGCATGGGGTTAGTGAAAGATCCCCTCAGCCGCCAGATGGATTTGGATTACGTCCGGGCCACGAAAGCCTTTGACGGCCATTTCTTTGTCCTGACCAACGGGGAACATCTGGGTCAGCGGGGAGTCAACCGCATCATCGAGAAAGAGACCCAAAGCGCCATCTATACGCGCCAGGAACGGCTCTATTTGCCCGGTTTGGCTGCCGGAGGCGTTCAGTGGCAAGACCGGGATGGAGAGGTCTCTCATCCGGGGGTGAGTGAGGCGGAGATGAGCTTCTTACAGGAGGTTCCTCAACGGATTCGCCACTGTTTACAGGAGTTCTGTCAGGCTCATGAGGCGGAGATTCCGGGACAGGTTCGGCATCTGATTGAGGCGGCGGCGTTGGATAATGTGGCCTCGCCGACGGCCAATTTGAATGTGTTTTATGAGCGGTTGCGCGATCGCACCTCAACCTATGTGGCCCTTCAGAAGAGGATGCAGGGTCTAATGGAGGAACTCCTGGCCGATGCCGCTAAGCAGGGTTTAGAAGACTCGTTTTTTGTCCATTATGCCCCTAACCTAGGACGGGATGAGCAGGGCATGGAAATTGTCCGTTTTGCCAAACCCGGCGATTCAGGAACCACAGATTTTCAGTTTATGATTCGCGGCGCAATTAAGGAAGCTGGCGTGGTGGCCCTGTTGAATCGCTATTATCACCGTCGTACTGGGACGGCACCTCTGGGAGAAGACTTTAGCGTCCGTCAGGCCCCCAAACAGGAAGAGGAGTTGTTAGACCTGGTTCAAGCCAAGTTTGACCCGCAAATCATGCCCACGATTATTGG contains these protein-coding regions:
- a CDS encoding nucleotidyltransferase family protein, with translation MTTKISDRQIYNRLGITPQQLAEFCQRWQIVEFALFGSILRDDFSPNSDVDILVTFQPNHSRGLEFISMREQLSTLFNRPVDLMTKQSILNSHNVLRRQNILNSAEVIYGKE
- a CDS encoding DUF86 domain-containing protein — translated: MVKNKQALLDIIRAIQQILSYVENIKKEEFQQDDEKQAAILYKIIIVGEATKRLSNEFRQNYPVIPWREMAGLRDVVIHDYDELDIDILWNVIQVNLPDTLPQLQLIFHSLNA
- a CDS encoding WD40 repeat domain-containing protein, giving the protein MLSRTDNRPQVLNQVAEELDKIEDRRTRSNLAAATGVLAGLVLGEDVIRQIIRRDVLWGRLLSFVPPAPLPLPEYQYFWEKIPVLGQYLPKYAARQGKKANCSHLAAGEVPSIVQLLTEAKQSQEKPWFRPLTANFPPPGGPLIRTLSGHSNWVLAVAMTPDGKQAVSASWDKTLKVWDLATGSERTTFRGHTSNYVNAVAITPDGKQAVSASDDNTLKLWDLATGSERATLTGHTGEVIAVAITPDGKQAVSASRDKTLKLWDLATGSERATLIGHTGEVTVVAMTPDGKQAVSASDDNTLKLWDLATGSERTLTVHLRVNAVAITPDGKQAVSASGETLKLWDLATGSKRATLTGHTGEVRAVAITPNGKEAVSASGKTLKLWDLATGLERSIPNGHSEWVQAVAITPDGKQAVSASNDQTLKLWDLATGSQRATLTGHSYTVSAVAITPEGKQAVSASYDQTLKLWDLATGSRRATLSAHSDRVTAVAITPDGKQAVSASWDKTLKLWDLATGEVLATFTGEAVMLSCAVAPDGVTVVAGDASGWVHFLRLEGL
- a CDS encoding B12-binding domain-containing radical SAM protein, which codes for MKALLLYPQFPQSFWSYDRFMELAGLKATIPPLGIITVAALLPSHWDIRFRDRNVATETDEDWQWCDIVILSAMLVQKTDFQALIRKGVRLGKLVAVGGPYPTSVPDDALNAGAQFLVLDEGEMTIPPFVEAVEQGDTQGVFRSLEKPDVTQTPQPRFDLLQRDAYLMMAMQFSRGCPFNCEFCDIISLYGRKPRTKDPEQALAELQTLYDLGWRGSLFIVDDNFIGNQRNVKCFLRALIPWMKEHHYPFTFITEASVNLAEDDELLELMTEAGFYAVFLGIETPDQDSLQITRKVQNTRAPLVDACHRINDAGLLIYAGFILGFDGERSGAGDRIQTFVEQTNIPQPMLGLLQALPNTALWTRLKQEKRLLAESGHLTGDQNSLMNFVPTRPISELAKDYVEGFWQLYEPQRYLRRCLQQCLQIRSGKTRRQTMQFPLNKGLPLMMQLLWHQGIRRPEIRGQFWRQLWTILRQKPQMLNLYLGLCAAGEHFWEYRALARERIQQQIGYDPLEVPATATPTPESMLVH
- a CDS encoding transposase produces the protein MAKTFAAQVNRLPEDRELSAALEYLCRESNKLYNCTLYLARQLYFKADKFSNGRWLSTEMKRNPHLKALYTSAAQQTCISVGEAFKSFKELLKLWRKGELAEKPKPPNYRTSGGLFQISYPKRWLKLVEGMVRVPMGTAGKVWFNLPEIFLPFPSNLDWGKVRELQIVPRAGYFDAVWICEGSPVDRVDLDPNKALSIDPGLDNWLTCTTTEGTSFIVDGKHLKSLNQWYNKRVASIKEDKPQGFWCNLLDRITGKRNRQMRDAVNKAARIVIDHCLEHGIGTIVFGWNKGQKQRSDLGRQTNQKFVSVPTARLKKRIQQLAEQYGIIFIEQEESYTSKASALDLDEIPVFGEKPEGWNPSGKRVKRGLYRSADGTEVNADANGSWNIGRKANVTGMQGTPARGVLTSPKRLRLWDLPHVDPIRSAETPSGESPSRDSRGVVNEPNNANL
- the tnpA gene encoding IS200/IS605 family transposase translates to MRDESINYRHGNHSVGLAHVHLVWIPKRRKKVLVGDVKLRLAAILNEVALENGWLVKALEIAPDHVHILVEHGSQVAIHQIARAMKGPSSRLLRQEFPHLCKLPSLWTRSYFFDTTGKVSTAKIVAYINDPHHS
- a CDS encoding nucleotidyltransferase domain-containing protein, with translation MLFFVLRDDFTEDSDVDVLVEFLPGKTPELAIVTLADELSNILGRVVDLRTSGDLSRYFRDRVLQESVPIYER
- the trxB gene encoding thioredoxin-disulfide reductase; this encodes MSETAIENLVIIGSGPAGYTAAIYAARANLKPVVFEGYQMGGIPGGQLMTTTEVENYPGFPDGITGPELMDRMKAQAVRWGAELYTEDVTSVDLSQRPFTVRSDERELKTHSIVIATGATAKRLNLPHEEDFWNSGMSACAICDGAAPQFKNVELAVIGGGDTAAEEAVFLTKYGSHVHLLVRRDEMRASKTMQDRVLNHPKITVHWNTQARDVYGENGKLQGVNIINSQTQETGTLAVEGLFYAIGHTPNTQIFQGQIDLDDVGYVKTHHGSVETSVEGVYAVGDVQDHEFRQAVTAAGSGCMGAMLAERWLSEKGLTTEFHQEEQAAEVTETEPEEAVDPAEVYDINNTRHRGSYALRKLYHESDRLLIVKYVAPTCGPCHILKGIFDQVIDEYEGQVHYVEIDIEEDPEIAEAAGVIGTPTIQLFKDKAKVAEYKGVKQKSEYRQGIDEHLGSTASVS
- the stpA gene encoding glucosylglycerol 3-phosphatase: MALSLDIDKLANIFANVENLLIIQDLDGVCMGLVKDPLSRQMDLDYVRATKAFDGHFFVLTNGEHLGQRGVNRIIEKETQSAIYTRQERLYLPGLAAGGVQWQDRDGEVSHPGVSEAEMSFLQEVPQRIRHCLQEFCQAHEAEIPGQVRHLIEAAALDNVASPTANLNVFYERLRDRTSTYVALQKRMQGLMEELLADAAKQGLEDSFFVHYAPNLGRDEQGMEIVRFAKPGDSGTTDFQFMIRGAIKEAGVVALLNRYYHRRTGTAPLGEDFSVRQAPKQEEELLDLVQAKFDPQIMPTIIGVGDTVNSTVEGEGDEQTVRRGGSDRNFLQLIQNLGRRLNKGNLTVYVDSSGGEVKNRKAVEVELQERNGKEVPVVVSGPGDDRDTEDPLTLNVVFRGGHEQYSQFFQTVAEARREISRNQGLS